One region of Myxocyprinus asiaticus isolate MX2 ecotype Aquarium Trade chromosome 38, UBuf_Myxa_2, whole genome shotgun sequence genomic DNA includes:
- the grin1a gene encoding glutamate receptor ionotropic, NMDA 1a isoform X8, translating to MRLFLLAVFFSCSCVRGGCEPKIVNIGAVLSQKRYEQVFKDAVTQANQVYGGNKFKLTAISVTHKANAIQMALSVCEDLISSQVYAILVSHPPQSNDHLTPTPVSYTAGFYRIPVVGLTTRMSIYSDKSIHLSFLRTVPPYSHQAHVWFDMMREFRWNHIILIVSDDHEGRAAQKRLETLLEEKETKAEKVLQFNQETNLTALLLEAKELEARVIILSASEEDAAAVYKTARFLNMTGSGYVWLVGEREMSGKALSEAPDGLIGLQLINGKNESAHISDAVAVVAQSIQELFEKENITEPPRGCVGNTNIWKTGPLFKRVLMSSKYPEGLTGRVEFNDDGDRKYAHYSILNYQKSRLIQVGIYNGTQVVMNKQRKIIWPGGETERPRGFQMSTRLKIVTIHQEPFVYVKPTSLDGTCKEEYTPNGVLIKKVICTGPNETIPGRPIVPQCCYGFCVDLLIKLAMTMNFTYEVHLVADGKFGTQERVNNSNKKEWNGMMGELLGGLADMIVAPLTINNERAQYIEFSKPFKYQGLTILVKKEIPRSTLDSFMQPFQSTLWLLVGLSVHVVAVMLYLLDRFSPFGRFKVNSEEEEEDALTLSSAMWFSWGVLLNSGIGEGAPRSFSARILGMVWAGFAMIIVASYTANLAAFLVLDRPEERITGINDPRLRNPSDKFIYATVKQSSVDIYFRRQVELSTMYRHMEKHNYESAAEAIQAVRDNKLHAFIWDSAVLEFEASQKCDLVTTGELFFRSGFGIGMRKDSPWKQNVSLAILSSHENGFMEDLDKTWVRYQECDSRSNAPATLTFENMAGVFMLVAGGIAAGIFLIFIEIAYKRHKDARRKQMQLAFAAVNVWRKNLQQFPPTDITGQLNLSDPSVSTVV from the exons ATGCGTCTATTTCTGTTGGCCGTGTTCTTCTCCTGCTCTTGCGTGCGGGGCGGCTGCGAGCCCAAGATTGTGAACATTGGGGCCGTCCTGAGCCAGAAAAGATACGAGCAGGTGTTCAAAGATGCGGTCACCCAAGCGAATCAGGTGTACGGAGGGAATAAATTCAAGTTGACCGCCATCTCTGTCACTCACAAAGCCAATGCGATTCAGATGGCTCTGTCGGTGTGTGAAGATCTCATATCCAGCCAG GTGTATGCCATCTTGGTGAGCCATCCACCACAGTCTAATGACCATCTAACACCCACGCCGGTCTCCTACACTGCAGGATTCTACCGTATCCCTGTAGTAGGGCTCACCACCAGGATGTCCATTTATTCAGACAAG AGCATCCATCTCTCTTTCCTTCGTACGGTGCCACCCTATTCCCACCAGGCACACGTATGGTTTGATATGATGCGAGAATTCCGCTGGAATCACATCATTTTAATTGTCAGCGACGATCATGAAGGCAGAGCCGCGCAGAAAAGACTCGAAACTCTGCTGGAGGAGAAAGAGACCAAG GCAGAGAAAGTGCTTCAGTTCAACCAAGAGACTAACTTAACTGCCCTGCTCCTGGAGGCCAAAGAGCTGGAAGCACGAGTGATCATACTTTCTGCCAG TGAGGAGGATGCAGCCGCCGTGTACAAAACAGCACGCTTCCTCAACATGACAGGCTCGGGCTATGTGTGGCTGGTGGGAGAGCGTGAGATGTCCGGTAAAGCTTTGAGCGAGGCCCCAGACG GGCTGATTGGCCTCCAGCTCATCAACGGAAAGAATGAGTCGGCGCACATCAGCGACGCTGTTGCCGTTGTAGCCCAGTCTATCCAGGAACTCTTTGAGAAAGAGAATATCACGGAACCGCCAAGGGGCTGCGTGGGCAATACCAACATCTGGAAGACTGGGCCACTCTTCAAAAG AGTGTTGATGTCATCGAAGTACCCAGAGGGCCTGACAGGACGTGTAGAGTTCAATGACGACGGAGATAGAAAATATGCACATTACAGCATTCTGAACTAccaaaaaagcagactgatacaAGTTGGCATCTACAATGGAACACAG GTGGTGATGAATAAACAGAGGAAGATCATTTGGCCCGGAGGTGAAACGGAGAGGCCGAGAGGATTCCAGATGTCAACCAGATTAAAG ATAGTGACCATTCATCAGGAACCATTTGTGTATGTAAAGCCAACTTCGCTGGATGGGACCTGCAAAGAGGAGTACACACCTAATGGAGTCTTAATTAAAAAGGTGATCTGCACTGGACCAAATGAGACCATCCCAG GACGCCCAATAGTTCCCCAATGTTGTTATGGGTTTTGTGTTGACCTTCTGATCAAGTTGGCAATGACCATGAACTTCACCTATGAAGTGCACCTAGTGGCAGATGGAAAATTTGGAACACAGGAAAGA GTGAATAACAGTAACAAGAAGGAATGGAATGGCATGATGGGTGAGCTCCTGGGTGGCCTTGCAGATATGATTGTTGCTCCATTGACAATTAACAATGAACGAGCCCAGTACATAGAATTTTCCAAGCCTTTTAAATACCAAGGACTCACTATCCTCGTGAAAAAG GAAATTCCTCGCAGTACGCTGGACTCGTTCATGCAGCCATTCCAAAGCACACTGTGGCTACTGGTGGGTCTATCGGTGCATGTGGTGGCGGTGATGCTTTACCTACTAGACCGGTTCAG CCCATTTGGAAGGTTTAAAGTAAAcagtgaagaagaagaagaggatgcCCTCACCTTATCTTCAGCTATGTGGTTTTCTTGGGGAGTCTTGTTGAACTCTGGAATTGGAGAAG GTGCCCCACGTAGTTTTTCAGCAAGAATTCTGGGAATGGTGTGGGCTGGCTTCGCTATGATCATAGTAGCCTCTTATACTGCCAATCTGGCTGCCTTTCTGGTGTTGGACCGGCCTGAGGAGCGCATCACCGGCATCAACGACCCAAGG ctgaggAACCCATCAGACAAGTTCATTTATGCTACAGTAAAGCAAAGCTCGGTGGATATTTACTTCCGCCGTCAGGTTGAGCTGAGCACCATGTACCGCCACATGGAGAAGCATAACTACGAGAGCGCCGCTGAAGCCATCCAGGCTGTTCGGGACAA CAAGCTGCATGCTTTCATCTGGGACTCTGCGGTGCTGGAGTTTGAAGCCTCGCAGAAGTGCGACCTGGTGACCACGGGAGAGCTGTTTTTCCGTTCGGGCTTTGGCATAGGCATGCGTAAGGACAGCCCCTGGAAACAGAATGTGTCCCTGGCTATTCTCAG TTCCCATGAGAATGGCTTCATGGAGGACCTAGATAAAACCTGGGTGAGATACCAGGAGTGTGACTCAAGAAGCAATGCCCCAGCCACACTCACTTTTGAGAATATGGCAG GGGTCTTTATGCTAGTTGCTGGAGGCATTGCAGCAGGGATCTTTCTCATCTTCATTGAGATTGCGTACAAGCGCCATAAAGAcgcccgcaggaagcagatgcagCTAGCCTTTGCGGCCGTCAATGTTTGGAGGAAGAACCTACAG
- the grin1a gene encoding glutamate receptor ionotropic, NMDA 1a isoform X6 — protein sequence MRLFLLAVFFSCSCVRGGCEPKIVNIGAVLSQKRYEQVFKDAVTQANQVYGGNKFKLTAISVTHKANAIQMALSVCEDLISSQVYAILVSHPPQSNDHLTPTPVSYTAGFYRIPVVGLTTRMSIYSDKSIHLSFLRTVPPYSHQAHVWFDMMREFRWNHIILIVSDDHEGRAAQKRLETLLEEKETKNKKRNYENQDQLSYDNKRGPKAEKVLQFNQETNLTALLLEAKELEARVIILSASEEDAAAVYKTARFLNMTGSGYVWLVGEREMSGKALSEAPDGLIGLQLINGKNESAHISDAVAVVAQSIQELFEKENITEPPRGCVGNTNIWKTGPLFKRVLMSSKYPEGLTGRVEFNDDGDRKYAHYSILNYQKSRLIQVGIYNGTQVVMNKQRKIIWPGGETERPRGFQMSTRLKIVTIHQEPFVYVKPTSLDGTCKEEYTPNGVLIKKVICTGPNETIPGNTSGRPIVPQCCYGFCVDLLIKLAMTMNFTYEVHLVADGKFGTQERVNNSNKKEWNGMMGELLGGLADMIVAPLTINNERAQYIEFSKPFKYQGLTILVKKEIPRSTLDSFMQPFQSTLWLLVGLSVHVVAVMLYLLDRFSPFGRFKVNSEEEEEDALTLSSAMWFSWGVLLNSGIGEGAPRSFSARILGMVWAGFAMIIVASYTANLAAFLVLDRPEERITGINDPRLRNPSDKFIYATVKQSSVDIYFRRQVELSTMYRHMEKHNYESAAEAIQAVRDNKLHAFIWDSAVLEFEASQKCDLVTTGELFFRSGFGIGMRKDSPWKQNVSLAILSSHENGFMEDLDKTWVRYQECDSRSNAPATLTFENMAGVFMLVAGGIAAGIFLIFIEIAYKRHKDARRKQMQLAFAAVNVWRKNLQQFPPTDITGQLNLSDPSVSTVV from the exons ATGCGTCTATTTCTGTTGGCCGTGTTCTTCTCCTGCTCTTGCGTGCGGGGCGGCTGCGAGCCCAAGATTGTGAACATTGGGGCCGTCCTGAGCCAGAAAAGATACGAGCAGGTGTTCAAAGATGCGGTCACCCAAGCGAATCAGGTGTACGGAGGGAATAAATTCAAGTTGACCGCCATCTCTGTCACTCACAAAGCCAATGCGATTCAGATGGCTCTGTCGGTGTGTGAAGATCTCATATCCAGCCAG GTGTATGCCATCTTGGTGAGCCATCCACCACAGTCTAATGACCATCTAACACCCACGCCGGTCTCCTACACTGCAGGATTCTACCGTATCCCTGTAGTAGGGCTCACCACCAGGATGTCCATTTATTCAGACAAG AGCATCCATCTCTCTTTCCTTCGTACGGTGCCACCCTATTCCCACCAGGCACACGTATGGTTTGATATGATGCGAGAATTCCGCTGGAATCACATCATTTTAATTGTCAGCGACGATCATGAAGGCAGAGCCGCGCAGAAAAGACTCGAAACTCTGCTGGAGGAGAAAGAGACCAAG AATAAAAAAAGGAACTATGAAAACCAAGACCAACTGTCCTATGACAACAAGAGAGGACCTAAG GCAGAGAAAGTGCTTCAGTTCAACCAAGAGACTAACTTAACTGCCCTGCTCCTGGAGGCCAAAGAGCTGGAAGCACGAGTGATCATACTTTCTGCCAG TGAGGAGGATGCAGCCGCCGTGTACAAAACAGCACGCTTCCTCAACATGACAGGCTCGGGCTATGTGTGGCTGGTGGGAGAGCGTGAGATGTCCGGTAAAGCTTTGAGCGAGGCCCCAGACG GGCTGATTGGCCTCCAGCTCATCAACGGAAAGAATGAGTCGGCGCACATCAGCGACGCTGTTGCCGTTGTAGCCCAGTCTATCCAGGAACTCTTTGAGAAAGAGAATATCACGGAACCGCCAAGGGGCTGCGTGGGCAATACCAACATCTGGAAGACTGGGCCACTCTTCAAAAG AGTGTTGATGTCATCGAAGTACCCAGAGGGCCTGACAGGACGTGTAGAGTTCAATGACGACGGAGATAGAAAATATGCACATTACAGCATTCTGAACTAccaaaaaagcagactgatacaAGTTGGCATCTACAATGGAACACAG GTGGTGATGAATAAACAGAGGAAGATCATTTGGCCCGGAGGTGAAACGGAGAGGCCGAGAGGATTCCAGATGTCAACCAGATTAAAG ATAGTGACCATTCATCAGGAACCATTTGTGTATGTAAAGCCAACTTCGCTGGATGGGACCTGCAAAGAGGAGTACACACCTAATGGAGTCTTAATTAAAAAGGTGATCTGCACTGGACCAAATGAGACCATCCCAGGTAACACAT CAGGACGCCCAATAGTTCCCCAATGTTGTTATGGGTTTTGTGTTGACCTTCTGATCAAGTTGGCAATGACCATGAACTTCACCTATGAAGTGCACCTAGTGGCAGATGGAAAATTTGGAACACAGGAAAGA GTGAATAACAGTAACAAGAAGGAATGGAATGGCATGATGGGTGAGCTCCTGGGTGGCCTTGCAGATATGATTGTTGCTCCATTGACAATTAACAATGAACGAGCCCAGTACATAGAATTTTCCAAGCCTTTTAAATACCAAGGACTCACTATCCTCGTGAAAAAG GAAATTCCTCGCAGTACGCTGGACTCGTTCATGCAGCCATTCCAAAGCACACTGTGGCTACTGGTGGGTCTATCGGTGCATGTGGTGGCGGTGATGCTTTACCTACTAGACCGGTTCAG CCCATTTGGAAGGTTTAAAGTAAAcagtgaagaagaagaagaggatgcCCTCACCTTATCTTCAGCTATGTGGTTTTCTTGGGGAGTCTTGTTGAACTCTGGAATTGGAGAAG GTGCCCCACGTAGTTTTTCAGCAAGAATTCTGGGAATGGTGTGGGCTGGCTTCGCTATGATCATAGTAGCCTCTTATACTGCCAATCTGGCTGCCTTTCTGGTGTTGGACCGGCCTGAGGAGCGCATCACCGGCATCAACGACCCAAGG ctgaggAACCCATCAGACAAGTTCATTTATGCTACAGTAAAGCAAAGCTCGGTGGATATTTACTTCCGCCGTCAGGTTGAGCTGAGCACCATGTACCGCCACATGGAGAAGCATAACTACGAGAGCGCCGCTGAAGCCATCCAGGCTGTTCGGGACAA CAAGCTGCATGCTTTCATCTGGGACTCTGCGGTGCTGGAGTTTGAAGCCTCGCAGAAGTGCGACCTGGTGACCACGGGAGAGCTGTTTTTCCGTTCGGGCTTTGGCATAGGCATGCGTAAGGACAGCCCCTGGAAACAGAATGTGTCCCTGGCTATTCTCAG TTCCCATGAGAATGGCTTCATGGAGGACCTAGATAAAACCTGGGTGAGATACCAGGAGTGTGACTCAAGAAGCAATGCCCCAGCCACACTCACTTTTGAGAATATGGCAG GGGTCTTTATGCTAGTTGCTGGAGGCATTGCAGCAGGGATCTTTCTCATCTTCATTGAGATTGCGTACAAGCGCCATAAAGAcgcccgcaggaagcagatgcagCTAGCCTTTGCGGCCGTCAATGTTTGGAGGAAGAACCTACAG
- the grin1a gene encoding glutamate receptor ionotropic, NMDA 1a isoform X3, whose protein sequence is MRLFLLAVFFSCSCVRGGCEPKIVNIGAVLSQKRYEQVFKDAVTQANQVYGGNKFKLTAISVTHKANAIQMALSVCEDLISSQVYAILVSHPPQSNDHLTPTPVSYTAGFYRIPVVGLTTRMSIYSDKSIHLSFLRTVPPYSHQAHVWFDMMREFRWNHIILIVSDDHEGRAAQKRLETLLEEKETKAEKVLQFNQETNLTALLLEAKELEARVIILSASEEDAAAVYKTARFLNMTGSGYVWLVGEREMSGKALSEAPDGLIGLQLINGKNESAHISDAVAVVAQSIQELFEKENITEPPRGCVGNTNIWKTGPLFKRVLMSSKYPEGLTGRVEFNDDGDRKYAHYSILNYQKSRLIQVGIYNGTQVVMNKQRKIIWPGGETERPRGFQMSTRLKIVTIHQEPFVYVKPTSLDGTCKEEYTPNGVLIKKVICTGPNETIPGNTSGRPIVPQCCYGFCVDLLIKLAMTMNFTYEVHLVADGKFGTQERVNNSNKKEWNGMMGELLGGLADMIVAPLTINNERAQYIEFSKPFKYQGLTILVKKEIPRSTLDSFMQPFQSTLWLLVGLSVHVVAVMLYLLDRFSPFGRFKVNSEEEEEDALTLSSAMWFSWGVLLNSGIGEGAPRSFSARILGMVWAGFAMIIVASYTANLAAFLVLDRPEERITGINDPRLRNPSDKFIYATVKQSSVDIYFRRQVELSTMYRHMEKHNYESAAEAIQAVRDNKLHAFIWDSAVLEFEASQKCDLVTTGELFFRSGFGIGMRKDSPWKQNVSLAILSSHENGFMEDLDKTWVRYQECDSRSNAPATLTFENMAGVFMLVAGGIAAGIFLIFIEIAYKRHKDARRKQMQLAFAAVNVWRKNLQPSSSVETQDDRKSGRADSDAKKKPSFRSISTTLASSIKRRRSSKDTQFPPTDITGQLNLSDPSVSTVV, encoded by the exons ATGCGTCTATTTCTGTTGGCCGTGTTCTTCTCCTGCTCTTGCGTGCGGGGCGGCTGCGAGCCCAAGATTGTGAACATTGGGGCCGTCCTGAGCCAGAAAAGATACGAGCAGGTGTTCAAAGATGCGGTCACCCAAGCGAATCAGGTGTACGGAGGGAATAAATTCAAGTTGACCGCCATCTCTGTCACTCACAAAGCCAATGCGATTCAGATGGCTCTGTCGGTGTGTGAAGATCTCATATCCAGCCAG GTGTATGCCATCTTGGTGAGCCATCCACCACAGTCTAATGACCATCTAACACCCACGCCGGTCTCCTACACTGCAGGATTCTACCGTATCCCTGTAGTAGGGCTCACCACCAGGATGTCCATTTATTCAGACAAG AGCATCCATCTCTCTTTCCTTCGTACGGTGCCACCCTATTCCCACCAGGCACACGTATGGTTTGATATGATGCGAGAATTCCGCTGGAATCACATCATTTTAATTGTCAGCGACGATCATGAAGGCAGAGCCGCGCAGAAAAGACTCGAAACTCTGCTGGAGGAGAAAGAGACCAAG GCAGAGAAAGTGCTTCAGTTCAACCAAGAGACTAACTTAACTGCCCTGCTCCTGGAGGCCAAAGAGCTGGAAGCACGAGTGATCATACTTTCTGCCAG TGAGGAGGATGCAGCCGCCGTGTACAAAACAGCACGCTTCCTCAACATGACAGGCTCGGGCTATGTGTGGCTGGTGGGAGAGCGTGAGATGTCCGGTAAAGCTTTGAGCGAGGCCCCAGACG GGCTGATTGGCCTCCAGCTCATCAACGGAAAGAATGAGTCGGCGCACATCAGCGACGCTGTTGCCGTTGTAGCCCAGTCTATCCAGGAACTCTTTGAGAAAGAGAATATCACGGAACCGCCAAGGGGCTGCGTGGGCAATACCAACATCTGGAAGACTGGGCCACTCTTCAAAAG AGTGTTGATGTCATCGAAGTACCCAGAGGGCCTGACAGGACGTGTAGAGTTCAATGACGACGGAGATAGAAAATATGCACATTACAGCATTCTGAACTAccaaaaaagcagactgatacaAGTTGGCATCTACAATGGAACACAG GTGGTGATGAATAAACAGAGGAAGATCATTTGGCCCGGAGGTGAAACGGAGAGGCCGAGAGGATTCCAGATGTCAACCAGATTAAAG ATAGTGACCATTCATCAGGAACCATTTGTGTATGTAAAGCCAACTTCGCTGGATGGGACCTGCAAAGAGGAGTACACACCTAATGGAGTCTTAATTAAAAAGGTGATCTGCACTGGACCAAATGAGACCATCCCAGGTAACACAT CAGGACGCCCAATAGTTCCCCAATGTTGTTATGGGTTTTGTGTTGACCTTCTGATCAAGTTGGCAATGACCATGAACTTCACCTATGAAGTGCACCTAGTGGCAGATGGAAAATTTGGAACACAGGAAAGA GTGAATAACAGTAACAAGAAGGAATGGAATGGCATGATGGGTGAGCTCCTGGGTGGCCTTGCAGATATGATTGTTGCTCCATTGACAATTAACAATGAACGAGCCCAGTACATAGAATTTTCCAAGCCTTTTAAATACCAAGGACTCACTATCCTCGTGAAAAAG GAAATTCCTCGCAGTACGCTGGACTCGTTCATGCAGCCATTCCAAAGCACACTGTGGCTACTGGTGGGTCTATCGGTGCATGTGGTGGCGGTGATGCTTTACCTACTAGACCGGTTCAG CCCATTTGGAAGGTTTAAAGTAAAcagtgaagaagaagaagaggatgcCCTCACCTTATCTTCAGCTATGTGGTTTTCTTGGGGAGTCTTGTTGAACTCTGGAATTGGAGAAG GTGCCCCACGTAGTTTTTCAGCAAGAATTCTGGGAATGGTGTGGGCTGGCTTCGCTATGATCATAGTAGCCTCTTATACTGCCAATCTGGCTGCCTTTCTGGTGTTGGACCGGCCTGAGGAGCGCATCACCGGCATCAACGACCCAAGG ctgaggAACCCATCAGACAAGTTCATTTATGCTACAGTAAAGCAAAGCTCGGTGGATATTTACTTCCGCCGTCAGGTTGAGCTGAGCACCATGTACCGCCACATGGAGAAGCATAACTACGAGAGCGCCGCTGAAGCCATCCAGGCTGTTCGGGACAA CAAGCTGCATGCTTTCATCTGGGACTCTGCGGTGCTGGAGTTTGAAGCCTCGCAGAAGTGCGACCTGGTGACCACGGGAGAGCTGTTTTTCCGTTCGGGCTTTGGCATAGGCATGCGTAAGGACAGCCCCTGGAAACAGAATGTGTCCCTGGCTATTCTCAG TTCCCATGAGAATGGCTTCATGGAGGACCTAGATAAAACCTGGGTGAGATACCAGGAGTGTGACTCAAGAAGCAATGCCCCAGCCACACTCACTTTTGAGAATATGGCAG GGGTCTTTATGCTAGTTGCTGGAGGCATTGCAGCAGGGATCTTTCTCATCTTCATTGAGATTGCGTACAAGCGCCATAAAGAcgcccgcaggaagcagatgcagCTAGCCTTTGCGGCCGTCAATGTTTGGAGGAAGAACCTACAG
- the grin1a gene encoding glutamate receptor ionotropic, NMDA 1a isoform X4: MRLFLLAVFFSCSCVRGGCEPKIVNIGAVLSQKRYEQVFKDAVTQANQVYGGNKFKLTAISVTHKANAIQMALSVCEDLISSQVYAILVSHPPQSNDHLTPTPVSYTAGFYRIPVVGLTTRMSIYSDKSIHLSFLRTVPPYSHQAHVWFDMMREFRWNHIILIVSDDHEGRAAQKRLETLLEEKETKAEKVLQFNQETNLTALLLEAKELEARVIILSASEEDAAAVYKTARFLNMTGSGYVWLVGEREMSGKALSEAPDGLIGLQLINGKNESAHISDAVAVVAQSIQELFEKENITEPPRGCVGNTNIWKTGPLFKRVLMSSKYPEGLTGRVEFNDDGDRKYAHYSILNYQKSRLIQVGIYNGTQVVMNKQRKIIWPGGETERPRGFQMSTRLKIVTIHQEPFVYVKPTSLDGTCKEEYTPNGVLIKKVICTGPNETIPGRPIVPQCCYGFCVDLLIKLAMTMNFTYEVHLVADGKFGTQERVNNSNKKEWNGMMGELLGGLADMIVAPLTINNERAQYIEFSKPFKYQGLTILVKKEIPRSTLDSFMQPFQSTLWLLVGLSVHVVAVMLYLLDRFSPFGRFKVNSEEEEEDALTLSSAMWFSWGVLLNSGIGEGAPRSFSARILGMVWAGFAMIIVASYTANLAAFLVLDRPEERITGINDPRLRNPSDKFIYATVKQSSVDIYFRRQVELSTMYRHMEKHNYESAAEAIQAVRDNKLHAFIWDSAVLEFEASQKCDLVTTGELFFRSGFGIGMRKDSPWKQNVSLAILSSHENGFMEDLDKTWVRYQECDSRSNAPATLTFENMAGVFMLVAGGIAAGIFLIFIEIAYKRHKDARRKQMQLAFAAVNVWRKNLQPSSSVETQDDRKSGRADSDAKKKPSFRSISTTLASSIKRRRSSKDTQFPPTDITGQLNLSDPSVSTVV; this comes from the exons ATGCGTCTATTTCTGTTGGCCGTGTTCTTCTCCTGCTCTTGCGTGCGGGGCGGCTGCGAGCCCAAGATTGTGAACATTGGGGCCGTCCTGAGCCAGAAAAGATACGAGCAGGTGTTCAAAGATGCGGTCACCCAAGCGAATCAGGTGTACGGAGGGAATAAATTCAAGTTGACCGCCATCTCTGTCACTCACAAAGCCAATGCGATTCAGATGGCTCTGTCGGTGTGTGAAGATCTCATATCCAGCCAG GTGTATGCCATCTTGGTGAGCCATCCACCACAGTCTAATGACCATCTAACACCCACGCCGGTCTCCTACACTGCAGGATTCTACCGTATCCCTGTAGTAGGGCTCACCACCAGGATGTCCATTTATTCAGACAAG AGCATCCATCTCTCTTTCCTTCGTACGGTGCCACCCTATTCCCACCAGGCACACGTATGGTTTGATATGATGCGAGAATTCCGCTGGAATCACATCATTTTAATTGTCAGCGACGATCATGAAGGCAGAGCCGCGCAGAAAAGACTCGAAACTCTGCTGGAGGAGAAAGAGACCAAG GCAGAGAAAGTGCTTCAGTTCAACCAAGAGACTAACTTAACTGCCCTGCTCCTGGAGGCCAAAGAGCTGGAAGCACGAGTGATCATACTTTCTGCCAG TGAGGAGGATGCAGCCGCCGTGTACAAAACAGCACGCTTCCTCAACATGACAGGCTCGGGCTATGTGTGGCTGGTGGGAGAGCGTGAGATGTCCGGTAAAGCTTTGAGCGAGGCCCCAGACG GGCTGATTGGCCTCCAGCTCATCAACGGAAAGAATGAGTCGGCGCACATCAGCGACGCTGTTGCCGTTGTAGCCCAGTCTATCCAGGAACTCTTTGAGAAAGAGAATATCACGGAACCGCCAAGGGGCTGCGTGGGCAATACCAACATCTGGAAGACTGGGCCACTCTTCAAAAG AGTGTTGATGTCATCGAAGTACCCAGAGGGCCTGACAGGACGTGTAGAGTTCAATGACGACGGAGATAGAAAATATGCACATTACAGCATTCTGAACTAccaaaaaagcagactgatacaAGTTGGCATCTACAATGGAACACAG GTGGTGATGAATAAACAGAGGAAGATCATTTGGCCCGGAGGTGAAACGGAGAGGCCGAGAGGATTCCAGATGTCAACCAGATTAAAG ATAGTGACCATTCATCAGGAACCATTTGTGTATGTAAAGCCAACTTCGCTGGATGGGACCTGCAAAGAGGAGTACACACCTAATGGAGTCTTAATTAAAAAGGTGATCTGCACTGGACCAAATGAGACCATCCCAG GACGCCCAATAGTTCCCCAATGTTGTTATGGGTTTTGTGTTGACCTTCTGATCAAGTTGGCAATGACCATGAACTTCACCTATGAAGTGCACCTAGTGGCAGATGGAAAATTTGGAACACAGGAAAGA GTGAATAACAGTAACAAGAAGGAATGGAATGGCATGATGGGTGAGCTCCTGGGTGGCCTTGCAGATATGATTGTTGCTCCATTGACAATTAACAATGAACGAGCCCAGTACATAGAATTTTCCAAGCCTTTTAAATACCAAGGACTCACTATCCTCGTGAAAAAG GAAATTCCTCGCAGTACGCTGGACTCGTTCATGCAGCCATTCCAAAGCACACTGTGGCTACTGGTGGGTCTATCGGTGCATGTGGTGGCGGTGATGCTTTACCTACTAGACCGGTTCAG CCCATTTGGAAGGTTTAAAGTAAAcagtgaagaagaagaagaggatgcCCTCACCTTATCTTCAGCTATGTGGTTTTCTTGGGGAGTCTTGTTGAACTCTGGAATTGGAGAAG GTGCCCCACGTAGTTTTTCAGCAAGAATTCTGGGAATGGTGTGGGCTGGCTTCGCTATGATCATAGTAGCCTCTTATACTGCCAATCTGGCTGCCTTTCTGGTGTTGGACCGGCCTGAGGAGCGCATCACCGGCATCAACGACCCAAGG ctgaggAACCCATCAGACAAGTTCATTTATGCTACAGTAAAGCAAAGCTCGGTGGATATTTACTTCCGCCGTCAGGTTGAGCTGAGCACCATGTACCGCCACATGGAGAAGCATAACTACGAGAGCGCCGCTGAAGCCATCCAGGCTGTTCGGGACAA CAAGCTGCATGCTTTCATCTGGGACTCTGCGGTGCTGGAGTTTGAAGCCTCGCAGAAGTGCGACCTGGTGACCACGGGAGAGCTGTTTTTCCGTTCGGGCTTTGGCATAGGCATGCGTAAGGACAGCCCCTGGAAACAGAATGTGTCCCTGGCTATTCTCAG TTCCCATGAGAATGGCTTCATGGAGGACCTAGATAAAACCTGGGTGAGATACCAGGAGTGTGACTCAAGAAGCAATGCCCCAGCCACACTCACTTTTGAGAATATGGCAG GGGTCTTTATGCTAGTTGCTGGAGGCATTGCAGCAGGGATCTTTCTCATCTTCATTGAGATTGCGTACAAGCGCCATAAAGAcgcccgcaggaagcagatgcagCTAGCCTTTGCGGCCGTCAATGTTTGGAGGAAGAACCTACAG